The window TACAAATCACTTATTTAAAAAGTCTATTTCCAAATGCACGATTTACTATGTTAGGCGATTTAAATCAATTGATTTTTAAAAATAAAAAACAAGAGGATTCTTTATTTGATAGTATTGCACCATTATTTGATCCAGAACGTATTCAAAAGATTGAATTAACAAAAACATATCGTTCAACAGCAGATATCACTAATTTTACGAAAGGAATTTTAGTTGATTCAGACACAATTGAAGCTTTTGAGCGTAAAGGTGATTTGCCAAAGGTAGTCATTGATTCTAGTTATCCAGCAATGATTGATTCAGTCGTGGAGGCTGTTGCAGGAAAGCAGAGAGAATCTAATTTAACAGCGATAATCGGGAAAACAATCGAAGACTGTGAAAAGGCTTATGAGTTGCTTAAAACTAGGATAGATAGTACCTTGATTAGTAAAGAAAATCAAAAATTAACGGAAGGTATTATTGTTCTTCCATCTTATCTAGCCAAAGGTTTAGAATTTGATACAGTGGTTGTTTTAGATGCATCTAATCACAACTATCATTTAGAATCTGAACGAACATTGTTGTACACGATCTGTTCTCGGGCAATGCATCATTTAGTTATTACTAGCAATGGTCCAAAATCTACTTTATTTGATCATGTGCCATCAGAACTTTACCAAATAAAGTGAGTGAAAAAGGCTGTTTTGACTAAAGATTAGTGAACTAAAAAATTAAAAACTGTAAGAAATCAGCATTTGTAAAAATGGATTTCTTGCAGTTTTTTTAGTTATAGACTTGATAGGTAATCACATTACTGTCTGTTCGTTTAAATTCATGATTCAGAAAATCTAGATAAGCCCCAGGAGTTAAAATACCATTAATGGTGAGCAAGTCAATCCCAGATGGTCCAATAATAGTATCAGCTAAGAGAACACAATTGGTTGTTAAAACAAAATATGTTTTAAATTTGCCGCGATTGAATTTTGATAGGTGACAATGAGTCGCTGCATACAAACAACTAGCATAATCGCTGTATGGATTTGTTGCTTTTGTAAAGTTTTGACCTTCATCATTTTTGCGTTCCAAATGTGATTTCCAAGGGTAACAATCCATTTTTAATTCATTAATCTTTTGTCGAATATCAATTCGTTGTTGTTCATTTAACTGAATGCCAAAGCCAAATAATGTTTTTTGATTATGTTCAATACAAAAACGAATATAATCCTCTTTTTGAGTTGAAATTAAAACGCCATCGCCAACTGTATCAAATAAGCGATAGGAATCCTCATCGTAGTTTCCATAAGAAATAATTTCACCATCAAAACACAGATCCATATGACCAATTGAACCATAGCTTTTTTCAGTAACATGAATAAAGATTTCTAAATCAGGAATAAGGTCTGATTTTTTCTCAACTAATTGAGGACTGTTGGTCTCGTTAGTATCAGAGTCTGGAGTTAAAATAGCGTTCGTTTCCTTAAGAACTGCTCGAGGAACAAATGCTTCAATAAATACTGGTGGAGTTAACCGTATTTTACGTTTCAATCGATTTTTAGTTTCAGGTGAAATAAAGGATTGAATGGTTAAGGCTAAATTTCCGATTCCGTATAAGGTAAAATAGAGTCCAATAATAATCAGAATATCATTAATAGCTAGTCGAGGAGACCATAATAACACGATGCCAAGTATAACTTGGAAAATTCCGCTAACGAATAAATTAAAACGACCAGTTAGTTGATTTTTTCGATACGTTTGGTAATTGACTAGCAACGCAACTCCTTTTAAGACCAGATAAGCTCCAAAAACAACAGCAAGTAGATAAAAGGGAATATTTGAGAAATAAAAAATAGCTGCTAAAATTAATCCAGTCAAGCCGTCTAACAGACTTCTTTTTTGTTGCCTTTTTTTTATAAAGAACTGAAAAAAATGAGAAAGACTATCGATTATTAAAGCGCCAGTAATCGTGATTGTTAAGATTGGCAATAAACTTGCATTTTTGTCCATAATAACAATTCCAATAATAAGTAAAAAAATACCTGAAAAAAATAAATAAAGTTGATTTAAGCGCATAACTGACATTAGAATCCCTCACTTAAAATTTTTTTAAATAACGAACTCTCCATCATTCCAAATTAGGAATGAAAGAGAGCCCCAGTTGAAAAATAATTGCTTAAGTTAAATATAAAGATTATTTATAGAGTTTAATAATTTTTAAACCACGACGCTCTTTATATTCATATTCATCAATAACTGTTTGATAAAAAGATAAGACGTGATTGCCGAATGCTTCAGAGGAAATATCATATAATAGTTTGCTGCGTTTTTCAGCAAGTTCTGCTTCGTTCTTAGGACGATCTAATTCGTTTAAAATCGTTTTTGCCAGATCTGTATCATCTAAAAATAACTGTCCAAAATCACCAGTTCCAATCAATCCTTCAGTATAAACGTTTTGTTTTGCAATAATATTCGTGCCACATGCTAAAGATTCGATATAAGTTAACCCTTGAGATTCTGATTCAGAGGCGCTAACGAATAAGTCAGCCATTGCATAGTATGCAGGAACTTCTTGACGTTCTTTTTCACCAATAAAAGTGAGATGCTCTGTAATCTGTAACTTAACAGCTAAGTCTTCTAGTTCAGCTTTTTGTGGGCCTTTTCCGACAATAACTAGTTGCAAATTAGGTTTGGCTTGAATTAATTCAGGCATTGCTTTCAAAATAGCTGTGATATTTTTTTCTTGAGAAAGTCGACTAAGAGATAGGATAATTGGAGTATCATTAGTGAAACCTAATTCTTGACGAATATCTTTTTTATGATCCAAATTAAAGTCTGTTAGTACAACTCCAGTTGGTATAATTTCAATTGGCCGAACCACTTCATAGGTGCGCAATTGTTCTAATACACGTTCGCTAGGAGCTATGACGCCATCCGTTTGGTTGCAAAAATATCTAGCTAAAAGCTTAACATGATAGGGTTTGACAATTTTTCCTTTCGCAATGTAATGGAGATAATCTTCATACATTGTGTGATAGGTATGAATACAAGGGATTTTTAAGTGCTTGGCCACTTGTTTTCCTGTTAATCCTAAACTAAACTCGGTTTGAGTGTGAATCAAATCTAACTCATATTCTTTGGCCTTTTTTACAGCTGTATGGGAACCGCTAACGGCAATTCTACGATCTTTAAATGAAAAAAAAGGAATACTGGTCAAACGTACAATATTAGGTTCATTCTCGTCTGCATTCGGATCGGTTGTTGTAAAAATAGTGACACGATGTCCATTTTTCTCTAATTCATCTTTTAATGTTTTTATGGATGTTGCAACTCCACTGACTTGAGGGAGGTAGGTGTCGGTAAATAAGCCGATATTCATTTTAAACACTCCTTTACTTCGTAGAAACTTATAGAATTAAACTTACTAAATGCTATAAGTTAAATCCAGTTAATTATACCATTAATTGTTTAGTTTAGCATCTTGTCGGTACAAGTGACTCTAATTTTTTTATCATTTGTCTCATTAAATCCGCTTATTTTCTGGAAATTTACAGAAAAACTTAAAAATTTATAGCAACTGTGTTATGATTAATAACTGTGTAAACAAATTTGTGACTTTATCTAAATAAAACACAAACTATTTAAAAAGGAGTATTAAAATGACTGAATTTTCTGCGGAAAAATGGAATAAAATTAATGAACAGACACAAGAATGGTATCAAGAATTTACAAAATCAGCAGCCTATCAAAGCTTAACTTCTGAGTGGCAACAAATAGATCAAAAAGTGATTATGGCTTTTACTGAATTTCAATATAAGAATTTCACAAGAGAAGCTAAAAAATGGACGGCAGCTTCTTTAGAGGAAACAATAGTGGATCAATTTCCTAGTGACTTGATTTTAGAGAGTGAAAAGTTTGCAGGTATCCAACCAATTTTAACTGCATATTTTGAATTTTTAGAAGCTACAAATAAAATTAAGAATGCTCCAACATTAGTAAAACGTTTGGAAAAGGTTGCGCCAGAAATGGTTAAACGTGAAGCAAATCCAGTTAATTGGTCTGCTGTTAAAAAAACAGGAATGGAAATTAATGTTGTGCAGGCAGAAGTAAAGCCTAATGTTAAAAAAGCTACCCTGCCAAAACCGTCATCAGTTCAGCAAAAAATTCCTGCAGGGAAGAGACAGCCTATTCATCGTGAAAAAGTTGGACGCAATGAACTTTGTCCATGTGGCAGTGGAAAAAAATATAAAAAATGTTGTGGTGCGTAAGTGTACTGAATGAATTTAAATAGAAAAGTCACCTACTTAACAAAATTTGTTAAGTGGGTGGCTTTTTGTTTAATCTAATAATTGAATGCCGATTCCAATTAAGCCAGGTCCAGTGTGAACACCTAATGCAGGTCCTACCGGGCCTTCTAAGATAGCTTCAGCATTTGGAAAAAGTACTTGTAGTTCTTTAGCAATTTCTTTAGCCTCTGGTTTCGCGGCTCCATCAACTATAGCCAGATTAAACCGTTTGTGGGTACCAATAAATTCAGTGGCTAATTGAACAGCTCTAGCTAAACTTTTTTTGCGTCCACGAACTTTAGAAACAGTGTAATATACGCCATCCGTATTACAAGAAATAATAGGGCGTAGATTTAAAGCACCACCAAGAATGGATGAAACTAACCCAATACGACCACCTTTTTGTAGGTAAAGTAAAGTGTCTACACAAAAGAAGACTTTTGATTTTGCAATAGTAGCGGATAAAGTGGTTTTGATTGTTTCCCAATCTAAGCCTTCAGCAATCAATTGACCTGCTTGGGTACCTTGCATGCCACTGCCGATTCCGATATTTTTTGTATCTAAAACAAAGACATCTAAGCTCGTATATTGTTCAGCAATTAAGCGCACTAAATTATTAGTACCACTTAAGCCACTAGAAATAGTTACTACAATGACTTTTTGATAGCCCTCTGCTTTAATCTTATCAAAAATAGTAGTGATTTCCTGTCCATCAGGTAAAGAGGTAGATGGAATTTCGGTAGTCAGATTTTGATAGACATCTTCAGCAGTAATGTCCACTTTATCTGTGTAAACGTGATCTTTATAGATAATTTTTAAAGGGATAACAAACATATTGTATTTTTCAATCATTTCATCTGGAACATCGGTACAGGAGTCAACTAAAAGTGCGATTTTTTCTTTGTTCATTTTTCTTCCTCCGCTTCAATTTGGTTATTTTTTGCGAGATATTTTTGACTGATGGCAATTGTTTTTTCGGTAATTAATTTGCTAGAAAAACTTAATGTTGCCAGTTTGACAGCTAAAAAATCAACAGGAATTTTTTCTTGTAAGATCGGAATACTTTGTTTTCCTGTAACTTGGGCTGCAACAATTTTTAAGGATTTTTCTTGTTCGTCACAAAAAAGATTAAAGGCTTCGTTAATTCCAACAACAGATGCTTGAAAAAGAATCCCATCTTTAATTTCTTGAATGGTGAAGACCTGTTTTAAAATTGAAATTGCAATTAAAAAAGCAATGTGTTTTTTTGTGTAACGTTTTTTTACTGGTGCTGGAATTAATCCTAATTTTACATAATTATTCACCATTGCAGATGTAATAATTTTTTGGTCACTATGAATGGTTAATGGCGACAAGTATTTTTCAATTAACGTTAATACTTGATCCATATACAAATCAATATCAGGTAATAAATTCCAACGAGGAAGTTGAAAATCTTCAATTACATTTCCCCATGCTGCTAATTCTTTTTCCATATCATTCAAGCAAGATCACCTACTTTTAATAGTTATGAAAACATCTTAACATGATTATCGAAATTATTCAATCTAGTATTTAAAACTAGATGAAAAAATACTAGATTGAATGCTATTATTTTTAAAAGCATTCATTTAAACTAAGTACAATTAGTTGTTCATTAGTTAAAAAATTCGTATACTAACGATAGGTAATTTAGCAAGATTTAGTTGTTTTTTGTGAAAAAATAGTAGGGAGGGTGTGAATGATATGTTTCCAGTTTTAGAAGGAACGATTTTATTGATTGTTTTAGTTATTGTTTCAAACATTATCAGTCATTACCTCATAAAGATTCCAACAGCTTTAATCCAAGTTACATTAGGATTACTAGCTGCATTGATCTTTGCTATTAAAATTGAAATTAATACGGATTGGTTTATGTTGCTTTTTGTAGCTCCATTGTTATTTAACGATGGTCGTCATTTTCCAAAAAAGGATTTATGGAAGTTGCGTATTCCTATCTTGGGGAATTCGATTTTATTAGTTTTTTTAACTACTATTATTGGTGGATATATAATGTACTGGGTTATGGATGGAAAGCTCCCATTGGCGGCAGCGTTTGCTTTAGTGGCAATTCTTTCTCCAACAGATCCAGTAGCTGTGAATGGGATTGCTGAACAAGTAAAGTTACCTGTTGGGGTGTTGCGTTTAGTTCGGGGAGAAAGTTTGGTTAATGATGCTAGTGGATTAATTGCTTTTAAATATGCGATCGCAGCAATGGTGACAGGATATTTTTCTTTAGCAACGGCTATTTCCGATTTTTTCTATATGGCTTTAGTAGGACTTGCTGCTGGTATTATTTTAGAATGGTTTGTAATAGGTTTAAAAGAATGGCTGAGTATTCAGGGAATTAGAGATGTTATTTTGCATACATTATTGCAAATTTTAACACCTTTTATGATTTATATGATTGTGGAAGAAGTCTTTCATGCTTCGGGTGTGATTGCGGTTGTAGCTGCAGGAGTTGTAGCTAGCCACCAACATCGCGTGAGTGAAAGTCGGATGGCAGAAGTGCAGATTGTTACTGAGCGAACATGGGATGTAATTATTTACTTACTAAATGGAATTATGTTTTTAATTTTAGGAATTGAGTTGCCTTTTGCAATGGGAACAGCGCTAGAAAATTCTATTAATGGAAAAAATTATCAATTATTTGGTTATGTGTTGTTGTTATGGTTAGTTATTTTAATTATTCGTATTTTATGGACGTATAGTTATATGTGGTTCGATTATTCGTATGGGAAGTTTAAACGTGAAACACCTCCTGATATTAAAATTGCGATTATGTCTGGTTTGACAGGTGTTCGAGGTGCTGTGACGATGGCAGGTATCTTATCAATTCCTGCTTTATTAAATACTGGCTTTGCTTTTCCAGGAAGAGCATCTATTTTGTTTATTGCTTCAGGAGTGATTATTGTTACGTTAGTGGCTGCTACGATTGCGCTGCCTTTTTTTACTAAATCAAAACGACGATTTGAAACTTCTGGGGATGATTTAGCTGATTTTATAACACTGGACGAACCGAGATTAACTCAGACAGATGCTTTAGATAAACGTGAGGCAGAAGCTAGAATTCATATTATGAATACAGCAGTTCAAGTTATTGAGCAGGAAAGCCGACCTGAGAATCGAATGGCGGTCTATGATTTATTACATGAATACGATCATTTGATTCGACGTATGCAGATGGAATACAATAGTAAGGAAACAACCGTTCAGTTCTTGCAAGATGAAGTGGAAATTCGGTTAATTGCCATTAATGCGGAGATTCTTCAAATTGAAAAAATGATTATCCATCAAGAAGTGAATCAAAAAGTTGCTGAACTCTATATTAAACAATTAGTGCAAAGAAAACGTGCATTAAAAAATCGCTGGTTTGCTAAATTCAATCGAGCTTTACTAATGGGAAAGAGAGTATATCGTCAAGGTATTCGTGAAAGTTCATGGAGTAAGAAGAGTGCCGAATATAGAGAGCAACATCAACAACGTTTAAATTTGGAACGAGAAACAGCTAAAATCGCGATTCAGAGGTTGTCATTATACATGAAGAAAGAGCAAAGTGAAGCAATTCCTGTTGATAAATCAATTGTCTATCATTTGATTGTTGAATACCGTAATAAAATTGAACGGATTAAGCGTTTTGGAGAAGATTATTTAAAGGAGTATACAAAACAGCTACAAGAAGTTCGATTAAAAGCGTTGAATGCAGAGCGTGGGGATATTCAACGGCTTTATGAAGCGGGGGATATTTCAGCAAATGTAGCAGTTCAATTGCGACGCTTCGTAAATTATCGTGAAAGTTCGGTAATGGATTTGGGGAATGAAAATGATGAATAAACTCAGTGAAGTACGAGTCGATTTAAGGAAAACTTAGGTTTAAAAAGATATACTATAGAAAGAGGCTGTAAATAGGCAGAATTCTTTACAGGAAATAGGCCTAGCAGTATAGTTAATGTTGTTAGGAAAGTAGGATAAATATGTTAAAAAAAATCTGGATTGCCCCTGTTCGCGGGTATCAAAAATTTATTTCCCCATTATTTCAACCGAGCTGTCGTTATTATCCAACCTGTTCAAATTATGCCATTACGGCAATTGAAAAGCATGGTGTGGTGAAAGGGACAATTATGGGAACTGCACGAATATTAAGATGTCATCCATTTGTAAAAGGTGGAATTGATTACGTTCCTGAAAGCTTTACTTTGAAACGTAATCCTCATAAGGAGTGTTCTCATGATCATTAAATTAGATAGCACGACCTTTCAAGAGGAGATAAAAGAAGGTTGGACTTTAGTTGAATTTTGGGGCGAATGGTGTAGTTCTTGTCGCAGGCTCTCAGCTGTTTTGGAAAGTCTATCAACAAGTTATGAAGACCGAATAAAGCTTGCAAAGTTGAATATTCATCAAAGTGGAGAATTAGCGAATCAGTTTAGTATTATGAGCATTCCGACGATGATTTTATTTCAAGAAGGTGAACCTGTTGAGAAAATTACGGGGTATATACCAAAAGAAGAATTGCAAGCTTATTTAGAGGATAAATTAAAATAGAAAAGTCTTTGGCTGATGTTGGCGGAAGGCTTTTTTTATTCGTTACTCTCATGATAAAATAGACGGAATTTAGTTACTGACAAGGAGTTTACAGAACTAAGTAAGAAAAGGTTGGATAGTTTGCGTTACAATCTTGAGAATCATTGTTTGTATTTAGATGGTAATGGAAGTGTTCTTTTCGTAGATTTTTGGCAGCTGGTCATTCAGTTAAGATTACAATTCAATATCACGTAGCTCTTTTACCAGAAATTATTACTTCATGGAACGGCCCAATATTTTATGAATTCATTTAATGAGATGGGGAGTTTACCAAAATAATAAAAGCAGAATGCTTTAGATTTAAAGCAACAGTTGGAACTGTATTTTTAATGTCATACCTTTTTTTAATTCTAATTAAATAATGTCTGTATTGTGAAAAAAGTTCTGATTTGTTAATGATATTCTCATAATCTGTGCTATACTAATGAAAATTAATCTCTGAAAAAATAAGGATATTCATGAAAGGATGAAGAAAATGAAAGCCATTTTAACAGTTGTTGGACAAGATACAATTGGAATTATTGCAGGTGTTAGTCGTGAACTAGCACATCTAAAAATTAATATTTTAGATGTTTCGCAAACAATTATGGAGGGAAATTTTACCATGATGATGATGTGCGAATTAAGTCAGACAACTGTCGGATTTGATCAAGTAAAAACGGCTTTAAATCAAACTGGAGAAGAGTTGCAGGTGACCATTAGTATTCAACGGGAAGAGTTATTCTCAACAATGCATAGCCTATAAAAAAATTGTAAGGTGGGGATAATGGATGAAAAGTGAACAAATTCTTGAAACGATTCGGATGATTGAAGAAGAAAATTTAGATATTCGGACAATTACTATGGGGATTTCATTATTGGACTGTAGTGACTCAGACAGCGAGGTTGCGTGTCAAAAAATCTATCAAAAAATTACTACGGTAGCAAAGGATTTAGTCGCAGTTGGTGAAGCGATTGAAACGGAATATGGCATTCCAATTATTAACAAACGAATCTCTGTCACGCCTATTTCGATTGTTGCAGGGGCATCTGAAGCAAAAGATTATGTTATGTATGCAAAAGCTTTAGACGCTGCAGCGGATGCGGTAGGGGTGAATTTTATTGGTGGTTTTTCAGCATTAGTTCAAAAAGGCTATACAAAAGGCGATCAGATTTTAATTGAGTCGATTCCACAAGCTTTGGCTGAAACGGAGCGTGTTTGTGCCTCTGTGAATGTTGGCTCAACCAGAGCAGGAATTAATATGGATGCGGTTCGTGATATGGGAGAAGTTGTGAAGCGAACGGCTGATTTAACAGCAGAAACGAGTGGCTTAGGTTGTGCAAAATTAGTTATTTTTGCAAATGCTGTGGAAGATAATCCATTTATGGCAGGTGCGTTCCATGGTGTTGGAGAAGCAGATTGTGTGATTAATGTTGGAATTAGTGGACCAGGAGTTGTCAAACGAGCCATTGAAAAAGTTAAGGGACAGCCACTAGATGTTGTGGCAGAAACCGTTAAAAAAACGGCTTTTAAGATTACGCGTATGGGACAATTAGTCGGGCGAGTCGCTTCAGAACGATTAGGAGTGCCCTTTGGAATAGTAGATTTATCGCTGGCTCCAACTCCTGCTATTGGTGATTCAGTAGCTTACATTTTAGAGGAAATGGGTCTTGAAATGGTTGGAACTCATGGGACAACAGCAGCTTTAGCCTTATTAAATGATGCGGTTAAAAAAGGCGGCGTGATGGCTTGTGAACATGTTGGTGGTTTGTCAGGTGCCTTTATTCCTGTGTCAGAAGATGCTGGAATGATTGCAGCTGTTCAAGAAGGAGTACTAAACTTAGAAAAACTTGAAGCAATGACAGCAA is drawn from Carnobacterium gallinarum DSM 4847 and contains these coding sequences:
- the yidD gene encoding membrane protein insertion efficiency factor YidD; its protein translation is MLKKIWIAPVRGYQKFISPLFQPSCRYYPTCSNYAITAIEKHGVVKGTIMGTARILRCHPFVKGGIDYVPESFTLKRNPHKECSHDH
- a CDS encoding HdeD family acid-resistance protein; this translates as MSVMRLNQLYLFFSGIFLLIIGIVIMDKNASLLPILTITITGALIIDSLSHFFQFFIKKRQQKRSLLDGLTGLILAAIFYFSNIPFYLLAVVFGAYLVLKGVALLVNYQTYRKNQLTGRFNLFVSGIFQVILGIVLLWSPRLAINDILIIIGLYFTLYGIGNLALTIQSFISPETKNRLKRKIRLTPPVFIEAFVPRAVLKETNAILTPDSDTNETNSPQLVEKKSDLIPDLEIFIHVTEKSYGSIGHMDLCFDGEIISYGNYDEDSYRLFDTVGDGVLISTQKEDYIRFCIEHNQKTLFGFGIQLNEQQRIDIRQKINELKMDCYPWKSHLERKNDEGQNFTKATNPYSDYASCLYAATHCHLSKFNRGKFKTYFVLTTNCVLLADTIIGPSGIDLLTINGILTPGAYLDFLNHEFKRTDSNVITYQVYN
- a CDS encoding thioredoxin family protein, whose product is MIIKLDSTTFQEEIKEGWTLVEFWGEWCSSCRRLSAVLESLSTSYEDRIKLAKLNIHQSGELANQFSIMSIPTMILFQEGEPVEKITGYIPKEELQAYLEDKLK
- a CDS encoding glycosyltransferase family 4 protein; translated protein: MNIGLFTDTYLPQVSGVATSIKTLKDELEKNGHRVTIFTTTDPNADENEPNIVRLTSIPFFSFKDRRIAVSGSHTAVKKAKEYELDLIHTQTEFSLGLTGKQVAKHLKIPCIHTYHTMYEDYLHYIAKGKIVKPYHVKLLARYFCNQTDGVIAPSERVLEQLRTYEVVRPIEIIPTGVVLTDFNLDHKKDIRQELGFTNDTPIILSLSRLSQEKNITAILKAMPELIQAKPNLQLVIVGKGPQKAELEDLAVKLQITEHLTFIGEKERQEVPAYYAMADLFVSASESESQGLTYIESLACGTNIIAKQNVYTEGLIGTGDFGQLFLDDTDLAKTILNELDRPKNEAELAEKRSKLLYDISSEAFGNHVLSFYQTVIDEYEYKERRGLKIIKLYK
- a CDS encoding cation:proton antiporter; this encodes MFPVLEGTILLIVLVIVSNIISHYLIKIPTALIQVTLGLLAALIFAIKIEINTDWFMLLFVAPLLFNDGRHFPKKDLWKLRIPILGNSILLVFLTTIIGGYIMYWVMDGKLPLAAAFALVAILSPTDPVAVNGIAEQVKLPVGVLRLVRGESLVNDASGLIAFKYAIAAMVTGYFSLATAISDFFYMALVGLAAGIILEWFVIGLKEWLSIQGIRDVILHTLLQILTPFMIYMIVEEVFHASGVIAVVAAGVVASHQHRVSESRMAEVQIVTERTWDVIIYLLNGIMFLILGIELPFAMGTALENSINGKNYQLFGYVLLLWLVILIIRILWTYSYMWFDYSYGKFKRETPPDIKIAIMSGLTGVRGAVTMAGILSIPALLNTGFAFPGRASILFIASGVIIVTLVAATIALPFFTKSKRRFETSGDDLADFITLDEPRLTQTDALDKREAEARIHIMNTAVQVIEQESRPENRMAVYDLLHEYDHLIRRMQMEYNSKETTVQFLQDEVEIRLIAINAEILQIEKMIIHQEVNQKVAELYIKQLVQRKRALKNRWFAKFNRALLMGKRVYRQGIRESSWSKKSAEYREQHQQRLNLERETAKIAIQRLSLYMKKEQSEAIPVDKSIVYHLIVEYRNKIERIKRFGEDYLKEYTKQLQEVRLKALNAERGDIQRLYEAGDISANVAVQLRRFVNYRESSVMDLGNENDE
- a CDS encoding DegV family protein, encoding MNKEKIALLVDSCTDVPDEMIEKYNMFVIPLKIIYKDHVYTDKVDITAEDVYQNLTTEIPSTSLPDGQEITTIFDKIKAEGYQKVIVVTISSGLSGTNNLVRLIAEQYTSLDVFVLDTKNIGIGSGMQGTQAGQLIAEGLDWETIKTTLSATIAKSKVFFCVDTLLYLQKGGRIGLVSSILGGALNLRPIISCNTDGVYYTVSKVRGRKKSLARAVQLATEFIGTHKRFNLAIVDGAAKPEAKEIAKELQVLFPNAEAILEGPVGPALGVHTGPGLIGIGIQLLD
- a CDS encoding DUF1836 domain-containing protein, producing the protein MNDMEKELAAWGNVIEDFQLPRWNLLPDIDLYMDQVLTLIEKYLSPLTIHSDQKIITSAMVNNYVKLGLIPAPVKKRYTKKHIAFLIAISILKQVFTIQEIKDGILFQASVVGINEAFNLFCDEQEKSLKIVAAQVTGKQSIPILQEKIPVDFLAVKLATLSFSSKLITEKTIAISQKYLAKNNQIEAEEEK
- a CDS encoding PFL family protein; the protein is MKSEQILETIRMIEEENLDIRTITMGISLLDCSDSDSEVACQKIYQKITTVAKDLVAVGEAIETEYGIPIINKRISVTPISIVAGASEAKDYVMYAKALDAAADAVGVNFIGGFSALVQKGYTKGDQILIESIPQALAETERVCASVNVGSTRAGINMDAVRDMGEVVKRTADLTAETSGLGCAKLVIFANAVEDNPFMAGAFHGVGEADCVINVGISGPGVVKRAIEKVKGQPLDVVAETVKKTAFKITRMGQLVGRVASERLGVPFGIVDLSLAPTPAIGDSVAYILEEMGLEMVGTHGTTAALALLNDAVKKGGVMACEHVGGLSGAFIPVSEDAGMIAAVQEGVLNLEKLEAMTAICSVGLDMIAVPGDTPATTLAAMIADEAAIGVINNKTTAVRVIPAAGTKVGDLVEFGGLLGRAPVMPVNGKSSAEFIQRGGRIPAPIHSFKN
- a CDS encoding ACT domain-containing protein, coding for MKAILTVVGQDTIGIIAGVSRELAHLKINILDVSQTIMEGNFTMMMMCELSQTTVGFDQVKTALNQTGEELQVTISIQREELFSTMHSL